One Mercurialis annua linkage group LG3, ddMerAnnu1.2, whole genome shotgun sequence DNA window includes the following coding sequences:
- the LOC126673142 gene encoding uncharacterized protein LOC126673142 isoform X2, whose amino-acid sequence MLLHLQIGIGCHFRHQVNPVEGQVGKYWFHEGAQAFFDDFDHYMMVKAMCKLSCVVCDRKNEQRNGGSKGTGDFNSIEQLKIHLFHQHRLFMCSLCLEGRKIFISEQKLYNRAQLNQHVKTGDSVVDGSESERGGFMGHPDCEFCHNPFYGDNELYLHMSTEHFTCHICQRRHPGQYVYYSDYNNLEIHFRGEHFLCEDEACLAKKFIVFSAESEKKRHDAMEHGGRISRSKLNAALQIPTSFRYQRSAEQGRQDRVRGNRFNTSDSHISAATQDSLETFNAVRFLDNSSSAQTVNSCRETSEMGFTVNQFELLAPDPTRSLLEEFSFPPLPVAPKSSGRRARNSVGCSRNTMAARLRHKNNVKVINSSRASPAAINHTSMSANVSYLSRPTLDSGHSSSSSSPSDLWNKPSTKANAQSSCASSTQSRQSTATDLVSSMNLSSSSRFDSSAYRVGHISSSSNFVKKETFDKKISDSQIDKGTTSKHPKSKAEDVQSANKALVEKIRAALGFDEDKFAAFKIISVEYRQDVIETAEYLAYILQFGLEHLVLELALLCPNAQKQRELVEIHQYNTRRKDSNENGSSIDNCCPKNKKSSKKGKEKCEDSGNCSSGNAPMGKSGIVNPQVKHKPCLDKDGVSKDHSAKGKSKIVVDQQANLRISTEPRSSNNAQSANGSAMKNVGLGGGGNKPRKKTPKFLKNRLGETSADALPDNNLDVGLDDNKEKTYRKKHPPETLPVNGVWRNGGGRKLVAMSQRG is encoded by the exons ATGTTGCTGCATTTGCAAATCGGAATCGGATGTCATTTTCGTCACCAAG TCAATCCGGTTGAAGGCCAAGTTGGAAAGTATTGGTTTCATGAAGGTGCACAAGCGTTTTTTGATGATTTTGATCATTATATGATGGTAAAGGCCATGTGCAAGCTATCTTGCGTTGTTTGTGACAGAAAGAATGAACAACGGAATGGAGGATCAAAAGGAACGGGAGATTTTAATAGCATTGAGCAGCTTAAGATTCATTTGTTTCATCAGCATAGACTGTTTATGTGCAGTCTGTGTTTGGAAGGCAGGAAG ATATTTATAAGTGAGCAAAAGTTGTATAATAGAGCACAACTGAATCAACATGTGAAGACTGGTGATTCAGTGGTTGATGGCAGCGAAAGCGAGAGAGGTGGATTTATGGGTCATCCAGATTGTGAATTTTGCCATAATCCGTTCTATGGGGATAATGAGCTTTATTTGCATATGTCTACTGAGCATTTTACTTGCCATATATGCCAGAG GCGGCATCCAGGACAATATGTCTACTATAGTGATTATAACAACTTGGAG ATCCATTTTCGCGGAGAACATTTCTTATGTGAAGATGAGGCCTGCCTGGCTAAAAAGTTTATTGTTTTTTCAGCTGAATCTGAAAAGAAG AGGCATGATGCCATGGAACATGGAGGCCGCATTTCCCGTTCCAAGCTTAATGCTGCCCTGCAG ATACCTACAAGCTTCCGGTATCAGCGAAGTGCTGAACAAGGTCGGCAGGATAGAGTCCGTGGAAACCGTTTTAACACATCAGACAGTCATATTTCAGCGGCCACTCAAGATAGTCTTGAGACATTTAATGCTGTCAGGTTTCTTGATAATTCCTCAAGTGCCCAAACAGTTAACAGTTGCAGAGAAACAAGTGAAATGGGATTTACTGTTAATCAATTTGAGCTCTTAGCCCCTGACCCTACAAGAAGTCTGCTGGAAGAATTTTCCTTTCCACCACTTCCCGTTGCCCCAAAGAGCAGCGGACGAAGGGCTAGAAATTCTGTTGGGTGCAGCAGAAACACAATGGCTGCTCGCCTTCGTCACAAGAACAACGTAAAAGTTATCAATTCTTCTCGAGCTTCACCAGCCGCAATTAATCATACTAGCATGTCAGCTAATGTTTCCTACCTTTCCAGGCCTACATTAGATTCTGGGCATTCATCATCATCTAGTTCCCCAAGTGATCTATGGAATAAGCCGTCAACTAAAGCTAATGCCCAATCTAGTTGCGCAAGCTCTACACAATCCAGACAATCAACAGCTACTGACCTTGTTTCATCTATGAATCTTTCGAGTTCATCAAGGTTTGACAGTAGTGCCTATAGAGTTGGGCACATTTCATCGTCTTCAAATTTTGTCAAAAAGGAGACATTTGATAAAAAGATTTCCGACTCTCAAATTGACAAGGGGACTACTAGTAAACACCCCAAGTCAAAAGCAGAAGATGTTCAATCTGCTAATAAGGCCCTTGTGGAAAAAATCCGTGCTGCATTAGGTTTCGATGAGGATAAATTTGCtgcttttaaaataatatctgTGGAGTATCGCCAGGATGTAATTGAAACTGCAGAGTACCTTGCCTATATTCTCCAGTTTGGTCTAGAACACCTGGTTCTTGAGCTAGCTTTACTTTGTCCCAATGCTCAGAAGCAAAGAGAGCTAGTTGAGATTCACCAATATAATACAAGGAGGAAAGATTCTAATGAAAACGGCTCGAGTATTGACAATTGTTGCcccaaaaataagaaaagttcTAAGAAGGGGAAAGAAAAGTGTGAAGATAGTGGGAACTGTAGCTCGGGAAATGCTCCGATGGGTAAGAGTGGAATAGTGAACCCACAGGTAAAGCATAAACCTTGTTTGGACAAAGATGGGGTATCAAAAGATCATTCTGCAAAAGGTAAATCAAAGATAGTTGTTGATCAACAAGCAAATTTACGTATATCAACGGAGCCCAGGAGTTCAAATAATGCTCAATCCGCTAATGGTAGTGCAATGAAGAATGTCGGTTTGGGAGGGGGAGGAAATAAACCTCGTAAAAAGACGCCCAAGTTTCTCAAGAATCGCCTCGGTGAAACTTCTGCTGATGCGCTTCCAGACAACAATCTAGATGTGGGTCTTGATGATAACAAGGAAAAAACATACCGGAAAAAACACCCGCCTGAAACATTACCAGTCAATGGAGTTTGGCGAAATGGTGGAGGTCGCAAACTTGTGGCGATGTCCCAACGAGGATGA
- the LOC126673142 gene encoding uncharacterized protein LOC126673142 isoform X1, with protein MDDSCAVCAEALEWVAYGRCGHREVCSTCIVRLRFICNDRCCCICKSESDVIFVTKALGDYTSMINDFSAFPVNPVEGQVGKYWFHEGAQAFFDDFDHYMMVKAMCKLSCVVCDRKNEQRNGGSKGTGDFNSIEQLKIHLFHQHRLFMCSLCLEGRKIFISEQKLYNRAQLNQHVKTGDSVVDGSESERGGFMGHPDCEFCHNPFYGDNELYLHMSTEHFTCHICQRRHPGQYVYYSDYNNLEIHFRGEHFLCEDEACLAKKFIVFSAESEKKRHDAMEHGGRISRSKLNAALQIPTSFRYQRSAEQGRQDRVRGNRFNTSDSHISAATQDSLETFNAVRFLDNSSSAQTVNSCRETSEMGFTVNQFELLAPDPTRSLLEEFSFPPLPVAPKSSGRRARNSVGCSRNTMAARLRHKNNVKVINSSRASPAAINHTSMSANVSYLSRPTLDSGHSSSSSSPSDLWNKPSTKANAQSSCASSTQSRQSTATDLVSSMNLSSSSRFDSSAYRVGHISSSSNFVKKETFDKKISDSQIDKGTTSKHPKSKAEDVQSANKALVEKIRAALGFDEDKFAAFKIISVEYRQDVIETAEYLAYILQFGLEHLVLELALLCPNAQKQRELVEIHQYNTRRKDSNENGSSIDNCCPKNKKSSKKGKEKCEDSGNCSSGNAPMGKSGIVNPQVKHKPCLDKDGVSKDHSAKGKSKIVVDQQANLRISTEPRSSNNAQSANGSAMKNVGLGGGGNKPRKKTPKFLKNRLGETSADALPDNNLDVGLDDNKEKTYRKKHPPETLPVNGVWRNGGGRKLVAMSQRG; from the exons ATGGATGATAGTTGTGCTGTGTGTGCCGAGGCACTTGAATGGGTTGCATACGGACGGTGTGGCCATCGGGAAGTCTGTTCGACTTGCATTGTCCGTCTTCGTTTCATTTGCAATGATAGATGTTGCTGCATTTGCAAATCGGAATCGGATGTCATTTTCGTCACCAAG GCTTTGGGAGATTATACGAGTATGATAAATGACTTCTCTGCTTTCCCAGTCAATCCGGTTGAAGGCCAAGTTGGAAAGTATTGGTTTCATGAAGGTGCACAAGCGTTTTTTGATGATTTTGATCATTATATGATGGTAAAGGCCATGTGCAAGCTATCTTGCGTTGTTTGTGACAGAAAGAATGAACAACGGAATGGAGGATCAAAAGGAACGGGAGATTTTAATAGCATTGAGCAGCTTAAGATTCATTTGTTTCATCAGCATAGACTGTTTATGTGCAGTCTGTGTTTGGAAGGCAGGAAG ATATTTATAAGTGAGCAAAAGTTGTATAATAGAGCACAACTGAATCAACATGTGAAGACTGGTGATTCAGTGGTTGATGGCAGCGAAAGCGAGAGAGGTGGATTTATGGGTCATCCAGATTGTGAATTTTGCCATAATCCGTTCTATGGGGATAATGAGCTTTATTTGCATATGTCTACTGAGCATTTTACTTGCCATATATGCCAGAG GCGGCATCCAGGACAATATGTCTACTATAGTGATTATAACAACTTGGAG ATCCATTTTCGCGGAGAACATTTCTTATGTGAAGATGAGGCCTGCCTGGCTAAAAAGTTTATTGTTTTTTCAGCTGAATCTGAAAAGAAG AGGCATGATGCCATGGAACATGGAGGCCGCATTTCCCGTTCCAAGCTTAATGCTGCCCTGCAG ATACCTACAAGCTTCCGGTATCAGCGAAGTGCTGAACAAGGTCGGCAGGATAGAGTCCGTGGAAACCGTTTTAACACATCAGACAGTCATATTTCAGCGGCCACTCAAGATAGTCTTGAGACATTTAATGCTGTCAGGTTTCTTGATAATTCCTCAAGTGCCCAAACAGTTAACAGTTGCAGAGAAACAAGTGAAATGGGATTTACTGTTAATCAATTTGAGCTCTTAGCCCCTGACCCTACAAGAAGTCTGCTGGAAGAATTTTCCTTTCCACCACTTCCCGTTGCCCCAAAGAGCAGCGGACGAAGGGCTAGAAATTCTGTTGGGTGCAGCAGAAACACAATGGCTGCTCGCCTTCGTCACAAGAACAACGTAAAAGTTATCAATTCTTCTCGAGCTTCACCAGCCGCAATTAATCATACTAGCATGTCAGCTAATGTTTCCTACCTTTCCAGGCCTACATTAGATTCTGGGCATTCATCATCATCTAGTTCCCCAAGTGATCTATGGAATAAGCCGTCAACTAAAGCTAATGCCCAATCTAGTTGCGCAAGCTCTACACAATCCAGACAATCAACAGCTACTGACCTTGTTTCATCTATGAATCTTTCGAGTTCATCAAGGTTTGACAGTAGTGCCTATAGAGTTGGGCACATTTCATCGTCTTCAAATTTTGTCAAAAAGGAGACATTTGATAAAAAGATTTCCGACTCTCAAATTGACAAGGGGACTACTAGTAAACACCCCAAGTCAAAAGCAGAAGATGTTCAATCTGCTAATAAGGCCCTTGTGGAAAAAATCCGTGCTGCATTAGGTTTCGATGAGGATAAATTTGCtgcttttaaaataatatctgTGGAGTATCGCCAGGATGTAATTGAAACTGCAGAGTACCTTGCCTATATTCTCCAGTTTGGTCTAGAACACCTGGTTCTTGAGCTAGCTTTACTTTGTCCCAATGCTCAGAAGCAAAGAGAGCTAGTTGAGATTCACCAATATAATACAAGGAGGAAAGATTCTAATGAAAACGGCTCGAGTATTGACAATTGTTGCcccaaaaataagaaaagttcTAAGAAGGGGAAAGAAAAGTGTGAAGATAGTGGGAACTGTAGCTCGGGAAATGCTCCGATGGGTAAGAGTGGAATAGTGAACCCACAGGTAAAGCATAAACCTTGTTTGGACAAAGATGGGGTATCAAAAGATCATTCTGCAAAAGGTAAATCAAAGATAGTTGTTGATCAACAAGCAAATTTACGTATATCAACGGAGCCCAGGAGTTCAAATAATGCTCAATCCGCTAATGGTAGTGCAATGAAGAATGTCGGTTTGGGAGGGGGAGGAAATAAACCTCGTAAAAAGACGCCCAAGTTTCTCAAGAATCGCCTCGGTGAAACTTCTGCTGATGCGCTTCCAGACAACAATCTAGATGTGGGTCTTGATGATAACAAGGAAAAAACATACCGGAAAAAACACCCGCCTGAAACATTACCAGTCAATGGAGTTTGGCGAAATGGTGGAGGTCGCAAACTTGTGGCGATGTCCCAACGAGGATGA